One Argentina anserina chromosome 6, drPotAnse1.1, whole genome shotgun sequence genomic window, aCATATAACCAAAGTAATGAATTTTTCTCAATAAATTgagaatattcgaatattaatCGAGATATACGTGGTTcgattttttaatatttgactttgcgaagtaacgcataaagtaaagcaacttcacaaaatattagtatgacATGAATAACTGAATGCAAATAAATACATCATGCGACCCCCACAATAATAGTACTAAAGAATAATCGTACTATATCCATgggtataaataataatattaataatgatAGCTAATTATAATCCTTCGGGATTCATAATGTACATACCTTATGGAATGGAAATATCGTTTTACGATACTATCAAATACTCTAAAGCATTTGAGTTAATATTCCATTTCTATGTCTTAACTATATACCTCATTGACATCTTATGTAACAAGAGCCCACGAGAGAGAATCAGACCTTTAAATGTTTGGAGTATTTATGTCAACGGCTATTTCATGTGAAAATAATAAGTGAGATTACAATTTACTTCTTTTGCACTCTAATGACTGCAGATGTAACCGAGTATTAGAGAAGTTCATATGTCCATTTAGCAAGTATATATGAAACTGCttaataaatccaacaacgtcaaaagaaattgacctTTAGGATTTTGGCATATTTGGGCTTTGACACGATTTACTGGGGTACCCAGGTCGTGCTATATGTGTCCGTATATGAAATGAGTTACACCAACacactcatatttttttggCTAAAATAGAAGTAAGAACTACGGAAACAAAGTACTGTCAAAAtccttaaatttatttttatggaggaattgaagatATAATTTCATCCCCATATTTTGTCGCTTCCCTAAGACGGAATCGTGAAATGTTTaatgcacaagtatatgcactaaCACTATATTATGCTTCTTATATCCATTGTGATTAGGTATGAAAAGCTAATTATTCAGAGCTCATCGATctcttaaagaaatttggattgagatcaTCTTATGCAAAGGACATGTATTGTTACTATGTTCAAGGATTGAATCAAACGAAAATTATGTGGATTAATTCAACCAACTTGCGGACACTTTCAATAATTTATGATGTTGGTTGATGTGTCGACACGCTGGTCACGTGTCATCACACCATTCACTACTAaaactaatgttacttatgCTAGTTACAAACCCACTTGGTCTCACGAAAAATGACTAAAGTACTAGTCTTGATATTTGTAAATGGTAATGCGCACCAATATTTCTGTTTAgggtaatgtaatttttgcatAAACAACTTATTACTCACTAGTTTTTGGCTATCACCTTAATCATTGTAAAAGGAATTACAATCGATAACATCGAAGGATCGAAATACTTGAGCTCTCTAGAATTGACACGGATCTACAAtccttgagctcaactagTTTAACCTACGTGCCAAATTGCGAAGCCACATCGCATAATGGTGAAGCCAACTAATGTGAATAAATGTTTTTACTGAAGACGAGCATCCAGATAGTTCGCTATATTGCAACTTTGACAAGCGATCTCCTTTTCCGCTAGATATGtggaatatcactttgatgagacagtcttcccgtcgttagggggagataagaacaaagaatgttcaagTGGAACGACAAGAATTGTCGTGCTTTGTCCCCACtgtgtctcatcttgatccccACTATTGCACAGAGTGATGAGATCACAGATATTAGCTGCAAATAGGCTTGCAAGGTTCAATTTCCTAAGAAGAGGACATGACCCCACCCAAAAGGAAgtgggcattgcgttgccaccATAGATGGTGGCATGTTGGCACCATAGAGtggcataaatggtgtcataggCCGTGACTCTCCAAGGAAAAGAGGGAGACCACcttatgttcgatatatactcgattaaaggaagaaagcgagtttggcacaattggatccattgatccataatctcaaatcaGCCTCATGAGAATTCTTGGATTGTGGTTATCACTAGGGGACGCCtcagatgttagaacaaatccttaaatatatagagatctctaccaaatacaaatcacatgaggatgtaggatattgagtcttCATATCGAACCATACGTCGTTGAGAAATAGcaacgtagtaattttggcccaatggaaagaagcgatccagcataaactaaagttcactaacaaagagatagatATTTGGGCAGGTGAAGCTGACACCGCAAATATAAACCCTattatatatctttgttaTGATGCGTATGAGAATTAAGAGTATAGACTCACCTGATGACGCAATGTCTCTCACTAAACGCACTGGAATCGACTACGAGAAAATATTCATTTGTAATGGACCATAATGAGATATTCGCATAATGGAtgtcattgcactccactaccttatcagtttggtagtttccgaAAAACTGATAAATGCAGCTTATGAATATTGTAACAAGATATCTCTATGTGGGATcgaaattaatagatatacatgaaagtcatagaacaGACTTTATCCACGCAAGAAATGGTTCTAGATCATGTAGCgttacaaaaggaatcgaaACGTTCATGaagtaaaatacttgattatgaatagggatcagatgtgttatgtcattgcgtattcaatatggatttgcagagtcttttgatgaactaaaaagatgtaGCCATTACAAATCCCaagtcgagaatgaaaaagatcattgggaagacacagtctcaaaatggatattgaggactgtaatattgatgattaaacCATCAATCGGCTTTTAAGCACTTTCAAGGTTAAAAGTAAGGCTTCCATAGCTCCTATGATAAGTCGAAGTCTTTAAAGTTAGATCCGTTTTTCGTCTAATTGAAAGATGACGAATAAGTGTTGGGAAATGAGATTACCTATACAAGTGCAAAGACGCATTATTGCACTTAAcacaatatacttgactcgaccTCTCATTCGTTGTATAGCTTAGCACCTACGCAACAACAATACCTAAAGGTTTAGGTTTATAGTCCCtataaagaaaagataaaactaCATGATGAGAATGAATTCTATTCACGTCGTTACACATTTGGCGGAAAGAAATACGTACCAAATAAGATGCATCATTAAATATGAAAAAGTTATCAAAACTCTCATGATCAATGTAAAGATCAGGGGGAGGTGCAgacatcagggggagtctagcacatatatgttaatcttaaatgtaataggtgtgttgtgctcttttctcattcgaccaaggttttattttctcccattgggttttgttacttggcaaggtttttaatgaggcaacaccttatgcaccattatatctttaaactcggcataagggggagtgttgaaggaaaaacactattagtgtgccttcgttaaaacaaataaatgaatgagttaatgacgtttatggtcaatggatgtaacagatcaatcaccattatgtagccttaattgtcattgtcattgtaattaccatttatttatattgtaatcttgacccctatataaagggggttatcaatgagatgagtagatCATTCCATTTTCTCTACAACATtttctaaatataaatgttatagtTACCTTACATCgtcttaaattaaaaaataaatatattttatgcatatatatattgaaaaaatatttttgtgcatatatatatatatatatatatatatatttgcgaGTGCAGAcacatatttcaagcatattttcgtaaatttcaattttttaaattgtagtttaaaaatattattgtgatgaaattgaaaaaaatgataaaaagaacaaaaaatatattttatataataatttaaaatcttTGGATTTATAAGaatatgattgtttttcatttaaaatgacatttttatataattttaattgttgatGTAGCAATGTAACGTGGTATGTCACGTAGGATTGCGGCGTCGGATTTAGCGTCATATTATGACGCCCTAACACTCCTCTATATGAAATTGCATCGTTCCACACAtgattaatattgaattaaattatgaCAAAAAGATAAGCAAAGAAACAACTACATGCACATCTTCGTATCTGTCTAATGAAAAACAGAAGCAGGAGCCAAGTAAGAAAAAGCAGAAACCATTTTAGCTAGGAAGAACCAAACTTGATTTCACACTTGCGCGCGCGTTTTGTGTCACTCTATTTTCAGCTGTTTCTTCAAGTACTTGCATACAGCATCGCAGGCACAGGGGGGAGAACTGATCGAGTACCAAGTCTGAATGCCGCTTAACCCCAGAGCTGCTAAAACACCAAGGAAAGCTATTATAGTCCAGGGACTACTGAAATGATCGTGACAGAATTGCGCCATCCAAGTTTTCCACTTGGTTTTGTAGTGCTTTTCTAATCTGGATGTGACGTTGCGGTATGTTTCACTGTTAGGCACCAAGTCAGTACCTATCTCATTGAAAAGTTGAGCCACCTCTTCATCACTCCCAAGCAAGTTGTGTAGTACGCCTGCAGACCTAAGATGTTGAACATCTTCTGCATGATCTATCAGTGAATCGAGGAAGCATATGTAAGAGGTGACCCCAAAGTCATTTTGGAAATCAGGACACAATTCATAggctatcaaattcaagaacttAGGGCCCAGGGAGTCGTCTACAGATATTGGTGGAAGATGAAGGATTCCTGCAAAGCATCTAGAATCAAAAGATATGTCTCTCAAGGTGTTTGTCTTACTAGGCTTTAAATGAATCCCTGCTGCTTTAAGCTCTTGTATGTTGCGGAATGATTGCCGGAGGTGTTTAGATTTGTTCTTCTTGGCCTCAGATTTCTCGGGACCTAGCATTTCTGTCCGGAGAAGCTGGAGAAGATGAGTGGGCTCTTCCACATGTATGACTGTACCTTCTGGCTGAGGAgtttttttgtgtttgctgTGTTTGTTCCTTTTTGAGATGTTCCTTGTAACAAAATCATGGATTGCGTCATTCAACACCTCCTTTTTGGCACTTTGGCTCATCAACAGCTTGAGCACTTCATAAGGGAGTTGGTTTTCTAGCAAGAACAAATCTTGTTCTGCAAAGGCTACCTGATCTCTCTTGATCTTGAAACTTGCCAACTCGTTATTCATGAAGGAGTATATGAACTGTAAGGTCGAACATCCATCTACAAATAACAATTGTATGAGGGCCTCGTCGGTGTAGAACCGTGTTGCTTCCTCATCATAGCATTCCTTTAGTGTCTTGATGTTATCCTCAATGATCTTGTGCAATACTTCAGCTCCACAGCCGCTCTGTTCGATGAATTTCGCTGCCAGTGCAAGCTTGAACTTCTCAGCTAGCTGGCACCTTGGTTTATCATGATGAATAGGACCAATAGCTACTGCCCTTGGCTCATAGTACTTCTCAAAACTTTTGTGTTCTCTGAGCATGTAGGGAACCCTTTGGATCTTTGGTTTTGAGCATTGAAACATACTGAGCTTTCCTTCTGCTTCCTTAATGTTTTTGAACAGCTCCTCCTTAGGTAACTCTTCATGGATTGTGATACTCTGTTTCAGAGCTACATTCATGGAAGCCATTTCTTCCTTCTGTGCCATTTTTGAAGTGCCTGtcgagaaaaaaagaaaagaaaaaaaagttgtgCCTGTTTTGGTACTGGCTCTAGTGTTGTGTAGTTCCTAAATCCTAACTGCGTATGTATATAGTATAAGGAAACTATGTATATAGGGTTAGAATGTGCTTGATTGTTTAAGATATGAAACTTGGTATCATATGCATGTAGACACTCTTATGAGTCTTATCACTCTTATGTTGATCTGTACGACTTTGAGTGCATCTCAAGTCACTAATTAAAATTAGAGAACTCCTTTATCTTTATTCCCTAATCCAGCTGAAACCAGCATCTTTGGTACCAAACCCACAAATCATTCTACCTTTGTACCTCATGATTAGATTAACCTTCAAACTCACATACCCAAATTACTATTAATAATTAAacccaaaagaaagaaaagtaatGTCTTGTAAAAGGTTTATCTTATGTTCTAAAACCCCGAAAATTCTTTAGTGCTCTGAGTATCAATACTCTGCCACATTATTATTAATTGTGGACCATTGATTACATCTTGTGATTCTGAGACATTTCATCTCCTCTcattttttaaacaaaaatgtCACATGAAAAATGACATAGCAGGTGTCAGGTTACCAGTGTCATCCACTTAGGTTATTCAAAATCGATCCCAAAGATTAAATTGTTTTTTACTAATATGATAAGTAGATGAGGGTTAAATTAgactatttttcttaaaactattccattattttttacactctttaaagaaaatattttattaatttgatgtcatatatatttaataaatattGATAAATAAATGGTTATAGTTGGACCACATGAACAATTTTGAATTTGTAACagaattttaaatattaagatatcaaaaaaattataattaatacTTTAAGTATTCAAAAAATTCCACAAAAATACATACGCGTTGCTAGTATCGCGCTATCAATTCATGCAAAACATTTTGGATAATTATGTTTGTTTAACATAGCTCTCCTTAGGAGTGTATGGGGTACAAAGAGCTAAACATATGGATCGAAAACCAAACATTACCAAAAGTTAGTGAATTTTCTACAACGGTCATAGTACTTTAGCGATGATATCATACGGTCgattgttttaaatttttatttctcagTATAGTTAGTTTATAAACAAACGCATTTACATATAACTTAATATGAATGTTTTGCAACATTAATTGGCACGTCGTCATTCACGTGactaaaaattataaaataaaacgTTAATGGTTGGATGTGATCATTTTATAGAGATATAGATATGGTTGGATGTGAtcgtttgggtctcgatctaCGCGGTCAACTCTAATTTAAACACTACCTCCCTGAGGGCAGCCGTGTCCCGcgattaaaattattttaaagttTTTACATGGGTAGATAGAGCTAACTATCCTGATTACGTGGTATTTTTTTGGAAAATTctaactattttttttatttttagttaattttacATCCTTCAAAATTAACTAAAAGTCAAATCAAGTGATACGTGGCGCAATTATGGTTGCTCGTTTGTACatgtcattttgtttttgttattttaaatgatttctcaactcaaaaaatatttaaaatatcatAGGCACCGGAACAATTTCGCACAAATTCGTACGCGTTTCCAGTACCATGTTCTATCAACTCATGCAAAACATTTTGGATAATTATGTTCATATAACATAACTCTCCTTATGAGGGTATTGGGTACAAAGAGCTAAACGTGTGGATCAAGCACCAAACGTTACCTAAAAGTAATGGATTTTCTATCACGGCCATAGTACACTATAACAACGATATCTTATAGTCgattttttcaaatttcatttcCTCAATATAGTTAGTTTATAAACGGACGCATTTACATATAACCTAATATGAATGTTATGCAACATTAGTAGGAACGTTATGATTTACGTTACTAAATTTGACAAAATAAAACTCTGACCATTGGATGTGATCAAATTACTATATTGATATGGTACGAAATTCACCAAATTTCGTAATCGTTTGAGTCTCGATCTATGCGGTCGAGCCTAATTAACACACTACCTCCTTAAGAGCAGTCGTATCGCAcaatcaaaattattttaaaacttTTACATGGGTAGATAGTATTAAGTATCCTGATTGCCTGGTAATTTGGTGAATTTTTAGAGGGTCAACACTAttgtttatgatttttatatgaTGTTAGATCCTTTATAATTAAGTAAAGGTCAAAAAAGGGACACGCGGTGCAATTCTAGCCGCTTATTTGTCTAtgtcattttgtttttattattttcgtGATTTTGCAACTTCTAAAAACCTTTTAAAATATCATAATTTCTCGAAACATTCCGCAAAAATTTAACGCATTGTTTTTACTGCCCTTTATCAACTCTTGTAAAGAATTTTGGATAATTATGTTTGCATATCATAGCTCCCCTTAGGAGGGTATAAAGTACAAAGAGCTAACCATGTGGATCGAGAACCAAACTTTACCgaaaattagtaaattttctACCACAACTATAGTACACTATAGCGACGATATTCTACAATCaatttttctaaattttatcTCCTCATTATAGTTAGTTTATAAACGGAACATTCACTTATAACTACTATGAATGTTACATAACATTAGTAGACACGTTGTCATTCACATgagtaaaaattataaaataaaacttcGACCATTGGATGTAATCAGGTTTATGAGATATTGATATGGTataaaattcaccgaatttcGTAATCATTTAGGTCTCGATTTATGCGGTCAACCTTGATTTAAGCACTATCTCCCTAAGGGCAGTCGTGTCGAGcgtttaaaaattattttaaaatgtttACATGATAGAGCTAACTATCTTGATTGCGTGATAAGTTTTGGAAAATTCTTAGAGCGTCAAAactattttttataatttttataagatGTTAGATCCatcaaaattgataaaaagtcaaataaatgaatgtgTGGCGCAATTATAGCTGCACGTTTGTCCTTGTCATTttcttattattttaaatgatttcacaacccaaaaaaaaattaaatatcatAGATTTCCAAAAAGTTCCTCAAAAAATCATATGCGTTGTCACTACAGCGCTCTATCATCTCATGCAATAAAATTTGAATAATTATGTTTACGTAACATAGCTCTCCTTAGGAGGGTATGTGGTACAAAGAGCTAACCATGTGGATCGAGAACTAAACGTTACCTAAAATTAATGAATTTTCTACCACAGCCATAGCACACTATAGAGACGGTATCCTACGGtcaattcttaaaatttttattttctcagtATAGTTAGTTTATAAACAAACGCATTTACATATAACCTCATGAATGTTATGCAACATTAGTAGGCACGTTGTGATTTACGTTATAAaatttcaataaataaaaCTCCGACTGTTGGATGTGATCAAATAACTAAGATATTGATACTGTACGAAATTTACCAAAATTTGTAATCGGTCTCGATCTATGCGGTTGAACATAATTAACACACTACCTCCTTAAGGGCAGTCGTATTGCGcaatcaaaattattttaaaacttTTACATTGGTAAATAGAGCTAAGTATCCTGATTACGTGGTAATTTTGGTGAATTTTTAGAGTGTTTGAACTATTTTTTACGATTTTTAGAAGATGTTAGATCCTttaaaattaactaaaaatcaaataaaggGACATGCGGCGCAATTCTGGCCGCTTGTTTGTCCATGTCATTTTGTGTTGAataatttaaatgattttgaaatttcaaaagatATTTTACATGTCATGTGGTCCTCTCCCCACGTGGTCTTCACATCTTCTAAGGTTGAAGGGTCAAGCTGGTCATCAGCTATTAAATCACAGCCACAATATTAATATTGTGAGTACTAAAGacgttgccctaaaaccctatgGGAATATGAACAACTAAGGAGCTTAGAGGAAACGTCGATGGGTTACCAATGATGTCGTACTCCGCCAGCAAAAGCATGCCATTATTGAGGAACTAAGGTCCTCCTTGAAGCACCcgacatttttcttcatgatCCTTGAATTGGAACACAAAGATTCCGCCCTCCTCTTCGTAGATCGATACCTTTTTCTTCGATCACCAAAGATTGGAGATAGCCACCATCAATGACGGAACCACCACGGGTTTCTACACATAaaccttccttttttttttaatatggcAAATGCccttaatttattgaaatcaaGCTAACAAAAGAGGGAGACAAAATAACCTGACCTCCTATGTCTGATAAACTttaacaaagaggataaacAAAAACTCAATCCGACATGTGTACACCcacaaatgcaaaaccatatatatatataactcctAGAAAATAGCAAAGCCTGAGCCAAGAAACTCTCAGCCAAGAAACCCTTAACTAAAGGACGGGCAGACAAttgtgagataccaagaatagagaaaatagacatatcgtgatgcttcttgtaagaatgaaaagaATGCATAGCAAACTCTTTGAACAATTCCAAATGATGAC contains:
- the LOC126798489 gene encoding UPF0481 protein At3g47200-like, whose translation is MAQKEEMASMNVALKQSITIHEELPKEELFKNIKEAEGKLSMFQCSKPKIQRVPYMLREHKSFEKYYEPRAVAIGPIHHDKPRCQLAEKFKLALAAKFIEQSGCGAEVLHKIIEDNIKTLKECYDEEATRFYTDEALIQLLFVDGCSTLQFIYSFMNNELASFKIKRDQVAFAEQDLFLLENQLPYEVLKLLMSQSAKKEVLNDAIHDFVTRNISKRNKHSKHKKTPQPEGTVIHVEEPTHLLQLLRTEMLGPEKSEAKKNKSKHLRQSFRNIQELKAAGIHLKPSKTNTLRDISFDSRCFAGILHLPPISVDDSLGPKFLNLIAYELCPDFQNDFGVTSYICFLDSLIDHAEDVQHLRSAGVLHNLLGSDEEVAQLFNEIGTDLVPNSETYRNVTSRLEKHYKTKWKTWMAQFCHDHFSSPWTIIAFLGVLAALGLSGIQTWYSISSPPCACDAVCKYLKKQLKIE